A genomic segment from Gemmatimonadota bacterium encodes:
- a CDS encoding chemotaxis protein CheA, with protein MDDLLKDFLAESTENLAQLDQDVVELERDPSNASLLNSIFRAIHTIKGTCGFLGLPRLETVSHTAESVLDRLRTGDLKPEPDVISDILRAVDVIKTILAELAANKTEPAGDDSLLIALLEQWLGSDAPRHAIAIGPEAIASATLELAMSPDAFSAMRSTSADQATAAPSSIRVSVKLLDALMNLAGELVLSRNQLLEMSSRDEDSPFGAPVQQLSRITAELQGAVMKTRMQPVGSAWSKLPRIVRDIARETGKRIELDMKGAATELDRQLVQALQDPLTHMVRNSADHGIESPDARRASGKPAIGKIVLNAYHEAGHVIVEVTDDGKGINADRVRRIAIERGLVSKEEAHAMSDCQVLRFIFEPGFSTATEVTHISGRGVGMDVVRSNIERVGGAVDLQSVGGQGCTIRVRLPLTLAIVSSLIVSARGETFAFPQASVLELIRLSEDQLARFDVLHNVRLFRLRDDLVPVVTLGDALGLPADERGGVATLVICQAGTARFGIIVDDVVDTQEIVVKPVGRLIRAVGCYAGCTILGDGRVVMIVDPAALAGRAGARTNAAAEVVETVQEPAKNPADSLLVFGVGDDAVQAVPLSSVSRLEEISSDSIEYAGGRAMVQYRGFLLPLVPASPAVTFTSGRSNSVIVFNEGSASFGIAVSEIRDIVDEIVNLELASTRPGVLGTAVIAGAATEVLDVSYYMERARRGSVS; from the coding sequence TTGGACGATCTGCTCAAAGACTTTCTTGCCGAAAGTACGGAGAACCTCGCTCAGCTCGATCAGGACGTGGTCGAGCTCGAGCGCGATCCGTCCAATGCGTCGCTCCTGAACTCGATCTTCCGCGCCATCCACACGATCAAGGGAACCTGTGGGTTTCTCGGGCTTCCGCGCCTCGAGACGGTGTCGCACACCGCCGAATCAGTGCTGGACAGGCTTCGCACCGGGGATCTGAAGCCTGAGCCGGACGTCATCTCCGACATTCTCAGAGCGGTCGACGTAATCAAGACGATTCTGGCCGAGCTCGCGGCGAATAAGACCGAGCCCGCCGGAGACGACTCCCTGCTGATCGCGTTGCTGGAGCAATGGCTTGGCTCCGACGCTCCCCGTCACGCAATCGCGATAGGTCCCGAGGCAATCGCGAGCGCCACGCTCGAATTGGCAATGTCGCCCGATGCATTCTCGGCGATGCGGAGCACTTCGGCCGACCAGGCCACCGCCGCACCGTCGTCGATCCGGGTGAGTGTCAAGCTGCTGGACGCGCTGATGAATCTTGCGGGAGAGCTCGTGCTCAGCCGCAATCAGCTCCTCGAGATGTCGTCCAGGGACGAAGACTCACCCTTCGGAGCGCCGGTTCAGCAGCTGAGCAGAATCACCGCCGAACTGCAGGGCGCAGTGATGAAGACGCGCATGCAGCCGGTTGGTTCAGCGTGGAGCAAGCTGCCGCGCATCGTGCGCGACATCGCACGCGAAACGGGGAAGAGGATCGAGCTCGACATGAAGGGCGCCGCGACCGAGCTGGATCGCCAGCTGGTGCAGGCTCTGCAGGATCCGCTCACGCACATGGTGCGCAACTCCGCGGATCACGGAATCGAATCGCCGGACGCCCGGCGCGCGTCAGGAAAGCCTGCTATTGGCAAGATCGTACTCAATGCGTATCACGAGGCCGGCCACGTTATCGTCGAGGTCACCGACGACGGAAAGGGGATCAACGCGGACAGGGTACGGCGTATTGCAATCGAACGCGGTCTGGTGTCGAAGGAAGAGGCACACGCGATGAGCGACTGCCAGGTATTGCGATTCATCTTCGAGCCCGGTTTCTCGACCGCCACTGAAGTGACGCACATCAGCGGACGCGGCGTCGGCATGGACGTAGTTCGCAGCAACATCGAGCGCGTCGGCGGCGCGGTGGATCTGCAATCCGTAGGCGGGCAGGGTTGCACCATTCGTGTTCGCCTCCCGCTTACGCTCGCGATAGTATCCTCGCTCATCGTGAGTGCGCGGGGCGAGACGTTCGCGTTTCCACAGGCCAGCGTCCTCGAGTTGATCCGGTTGTCCGAGGATCAGCTTGCGCGCTTCGACGTCCTGCACAACGTCCGGCTGTTTCGGCTGCGAGATGATCTCGTCCCGGTTGTTACGCTGGGTGACGCGCTGGGTCTTCCCGCCGACGAACGCGGCGGTGTCGCCACTCTTGTCATCTGTCAGGCTGGTACCGCGCGCTTCGGAATAATCGTCGATGACGTCGTGGACACGCAGGAAATTGTGGTGAAACCGGTCGGTCGCCTCATTCGCGCCGTCGGCTGCTACGCCGGCTGCACGATCCTTGGTGACGGCAGGGTAGTGATGATCGTTGATCCAGCCGCGCTTGCAGGGCGTGCCGGAGCACGTACGAACGCCGCGGCAGAAGTGGTGGAGACGGTACAGGAGCCTGCGAAGAACCCGGCCGACAGTCTGCTGGTCTTTGGCGTCGGCGACGACGCCGTTCAGGCAGTACCGTTGTCGAGCGTCTCGCGCCTGGAAGAGATCTCGTCGGACAGCATCGAGTACGCCGGCGGACGGGCGATGGTTCAGTATCGCGGATTCCTGCTGCCTCTCGTGCCCGCCAGTCCGGCGGTGACGTTCACGTCGGGACGCAGCAATTCAGTCATCGTATTCAACGAGGGCAGCGCCTCGTTCGGAATCGCCGTGAGCGAGATACGCGACATAGTCGATGAGA
- a CDS encoding HDOD domain-containing protein, with the protein MIDQLTAEVASRIDAISASLTSQERTDDTVRLLRDMKASPATSIKQAPQAAQRALAKTRNPDIGMAELVRVVEEDPTLGQALLRYANSAYYSTGSTVVSLRHAAQRVGASGVHNVVLGVMLEGMLCRPGGEYQKMVIQVRDHLVRTAPIARAIGRGFGLIPDECFSLALLHDAGKLIVFDVIGALRHETRRDVNVQKSVVSRVLKELHEPLGGIAVLHWGLGDSVAAAISTHHRDPVPTEANRMSEVLFIAERAEHSLSGVIPREVATWWEQGAISGDAARVEELISAYSESELAA; encoded by the coding sequence ATGATTGACCAGCTCACCGCAGAGGTCGCGTCGCGGATCGACGCGATTTCCGCGTCCCTTACCTCGCAGGAACGCACGGATGACACTGTGCGCTTATTGCGCGACATGAAGGCGTCGCCGGCTACCAGCATCAAGCAGGCCCCACAAGCCGCGCAGCGCGCCCTGGCCAAGACACGCAATCCGGATATCGGCATGGCCGAGCTCGTTCGAGTGGTCGAGGAGGATCCGACGCTTGGGCAGGCGCTTCTGCGTTACGCGAACTCGGCCTACTACTCGACCGGCAGCACTGTCGTATCGCTGCGTCATGCGGCGCAGCGGGTTGGCGCATCCGGCGTCCACAACGTCGTGCTGGGCGTGATGCTGGAAGGAATGCTGTGCAGGCCCGGCGGCGAATATCAGAAGATGGTGATTCAGGTGCGCGACCATCTCGTTCGTACGGCGCCCATAGCGCGGGCAATCGGACGTGGGTTCGGACTGATTCCGGACGAGTGCTTCTCGCTCGCGCTACTGCATGACGCCGGCAAGCTGATCGTATTCGACGTGATCGGTGCGCTGAGACATGAGACGCGGCGTGACGTCAACGTGCAGAAGAGCGTGGTATCGCGCGTGCTCAAGGAGTTGCACGAGCCGTTGGGCGGAATAGCTGTGTTGCACTGGGGACTCGGTGATTCCGTCGCGGCAGCGATATCGACGCATCATCGCGATCCGGTTCCCACCGAAGCGAATCGGATGAGCGAAGTGCTGTTCATTGCGGAACGCGCGGAGCATTCACTGTCTGGTGTGATCCCGCGAGAGGTCGCAACATGGTGGGAGCAGGGTGCTATCTCGGGCGATGCTGCCCGTGTCGAGGAATTGATCTCGGCGTATTCGGAAAGCGAGCTGGCTGCGTAG